One genomic segment of Hordeum vulgare subsp. vulgare chromosome 2H, MorexV3_pseudomolecules_assembly, whole genome shotgun sequence includes these proteins:
- the LOC123427052 gene encoding uncharacterized protein LOC123427052: MCIFHRKNTKKKKKRARRWWRRRRVHWNLELMALNYPSCSFLVSDECSALMRGCGCWSEEASPLSSPGVNSRRRDDFERDPADLLPVDPFGMNLGHTLTAALASCLDRTVMSGPGRFGSSDGGRSVRPADLSFYMDLEHAMALSREPSYLPAGCSRAFEGPSGFGGLYDARGANCSQGLPALASCSRSVVPTEDQSTSGNAALGCPDDGDDVVGSVPHDEMMYAPSGFGGLYDAGGGANCSQGLPPLASCSRSIVPGDDPSTSGNAALGCPDDGDDDVGSAPHDEMKYAPSGFGGLCDAGGANCSQGLPPLASCSCPIVPGEDPSTPGNAALVCRDGDDAVGSAPHDGMTYALRYLGLREILATEMVCKSLHAAIRSVCFVNCLHIEPVLSGKISDPDLLRLTQKIPEGFECLNINDCINITDNGLNVVLQSNLKLTKLSIARCPRLTLDGLIANLKSFNMKAVSGIKSLRIDKNFNLPKEDYEELLSLLRIDKRQELHNRAPRFRHSNHLLLDCNDGYALDIEMCPICRSYKLVFDCPEVGCNDERSGKCRACEVCIKRCRQCGRCLERNEKFEEKFDLVYLCYKCRGDPASPSLSVEKDLVSTLSSGRIPSP; encoded by the exons ATGTGCATATTCCATAGAAAAAacaccaaaaaaaagaagaagagagccaggaggtggtggaggaggaggagagtgcacTGGAATTTGGAGCTCATGGCGCTGAATTATCCGTCCTGCTCCTTCTTGGTCAGCGACGAGTGCTCTGCCCTGATGCGAGGGTGTGGATGCTGGTCGGAGGAGGCATCGCCCCTCTCGTCCCCAGGGGTCAACTCCAGGCGCCGGGATGATTTCGAACGGGACCCTGCAGATCTATTGCCCGTGGATCCCTTCGGGATGAACTTGGGGCACACGCTCACTGCCGCCCTCGCCAGTTGCCTTGACCGCACGGTCATGTCTGGTCCAGGGCGTTTTGGAAGCAGTGACGGTGGCAGGTCCGTTCGTCCTGCTGACTTGAGTTTTTACATGGACCTGGAACACGCTATGGCGCTCTCCCGGGAGCCATCTTACCTCCCAGCTGGCTGCAGTCGTGCTTTTGAGGGCCCCTCTGGGTTTGGAGGCCTTTATGATGCCCGAGGCGCCAACTGCTCTCAAGGATTGCCCGCCCTTGCGTCCTGCTCGCGCTCAGTTGTACCCACAGAGGATCAATCCACTTCTGGCAATGCTGCATTGGGGTGccctgatgatggagatgatgtcgTGGGAAGTGTCCcacatgacgagatgatgtatgctCCCTCTGGGTTTGGAGGCCTTTATGATGCCGGAGGAGGCGCCAACTGCTCTCAAGGATTGCCCCCCCTTGCGTCCTGCTCACGCTCAATTGTACCTGGAGATGATCCATCCACTTCTGGCAATGCTGCATTGGGGTGccctgatgatggagatgatgacgtGGGAAGTGCCCCACATGACGAGATGAAGTATGCTCCCTCTGGTTTTGGAGGCCTTTGTGATGCCGGAGGCGCCAACTGCTCTCAAGGATTGCCTCCCCTTGCGTCCTGCTCATGCCCAATTGTACCTGGAGAGGATCCATCTACTCCTGGCAATGCTGCATTGGTGTGCCGTGATGGAGATGATGCCGTGGGAAGTGCCCCACATGACGGGATGACGTATGCTCTTCGCTATCTTGGGCTTCGTGAGATCCTAGCTACAGAGATGGTGTGCAAGTCTTTGCATGCGGCTATCCGCAGTGTCTGCTTCGTGAATTGTTTGCACATTGAACCGGTATTGAGCGGAAAGATATCTGATCCTGATCTTCTACGCCTGACACAGAAGATTCCAGAGGGTTTCGAGTGTCTAAATATAAATGACTGCATAAATATCACCGACAATGGTTTGAATGTTGTTCTTCAAAGCAATCTGAAGTTAACAAAG TTGAGTATTGCGCGCTGCCCGCGATTAACTTTGGATGGCCTTATTGCCAATCTCAAGTCATTTAATATGAAAGCAGTGTCGGGTATTAAGAGCCTCAGAATTGACAAAAACTTCAATTTGCCAAAAGAGGATTACGAGGAGTTATTATCCTTGTTGCGCATCGACAAGAGGCAGGAGTTGCACAACCGGGCTCCGCGGTTCCGTCATTCTAATCATCTTTTATTAGATTGCAATGATGGATATGCTCTTGATATTGAGATGTGCCCTATTTGTCGAAGCTACAAACTTGTTTTCGACTGCCCTGAAGTGGGGTGCAATGACGAGAGATCTGGCAAGTGTAGAGCATGTGAGGTTTGCATCAAGAGATGCCGGCAGTGTGGAAGGTGCTTAGAACGCAATGAGAAGTTTGAAGAGAAATTTGATCTGGTATACCTTTGCTACAAGTGTCGAGGCGATCCAGCTTCACCATCTCTTAGTGTGGAAAAGGATCTGGTCTCCACTTTATCCAgtggaagaataccttctccttga
- the LOC123427054 gene encoding cytosolic Fe-S cluster assembly factor NBP35-like isoform X1, with translation MANGGDGDGDVPANANEHCPGTQSKAAGKAESCAGCPNQQICATVPKGPDPDLLAIIERMNTVKHKILVLSGKGGVGKSTFSAQLSFALAEMDYQVGLLDIDICGPSIPKMLGLEGQDIHQSNVGWSPVYVESNLGVMSIGFMLPNPDDAVIWRGPRKNGLIKQFLKDVDWGDIDYLVVDAPPGTSDEHISIVQYLQIAGIDGAIIVTTPQQVSLIDVRKEINFCKKVSVRVLGVVENMSGLRQSLSDMKFVKPSESGETDATEWALDYIKDKAPELLSLITCSEVFDSSRGGAEKMCHETGVPFLGKVPMDPQLCKAAEEGRSCFTDQKCSASAPALKSIVKKLIKT, from the exons ATGGCgaacggcggcgacggcgacggcgacgtccCGGCGAACGCTAACGAGC ATTGCCCCGGGACGCAGTCGAAGGCGGCCGGGAAGGCGGAGTCCTGCGCCGGATGCCCCAACCAGCAGATCTGCGCCACCGTGCCCAAGGGCCCCGACCCAG ACCTGCTTGCCATCATTGAGCGAATGAATACGGTCAAACATAAGATACTGGTGTTGTCTGGCAAGGGTGGTGTCGGGAAGAGTACCTTTTCAGCCCAGCTCTCATTTGCCCTTGCTGAGATGGACTATCAGGTCGGCCTTCTTGACATAGACATATGCGGACCTAGCATCCCAAAAATGTTAGGCCTTGAAGGCCAGGATATTCATCAAAGCAATGTTGGCTGGTCACCAGTGTATGTTGAGTCCAACCTTGGTGTCATGTCAATTGGCTTCATGCTGCCGAACCCAGATGATGCTGTCATATGGAGAGGTCCTCGCAAGAACGGACTCATCAAGCAGTTTCTGAAGGATGTTGATTGGGGAGATATTGACTACCTTGTGGTGGATGCTCCTCCAGGAACCTCAGACGAACATATTTCAATCGTGCAGTACCTCCAGATTGCAGGAATCGATGGTGCCATCATCGTCACCACTCCTCAGCAAGTTTCTCTGAttgacgtgaggaaggagataaaCTTCTGCAAGAAGGTTAGCGTTCGTGTCCTGGGTGTCGTGGAGAACATGAGTGGCCTGAGGCAGTcactttcagatatgaaatttgtGAAGCCAAGTGAGAGTGGCGAGACAGACGCCACCGAGTGGGCACTGGACTACATCAAGGACAAGGCGCCCGAACTTCTATCGCTCATTACATGCAGCGAGGTGTTTGATAGCAGCAGGGGTGGCGCCGAGAAAATGTGCCATGAGACGGGGGTCCCTTTCCTCGGGAAGGTGCCCATGGATCCGCAGCTCTgcaaggcggcggaggaggggaggTCATGCTTCACCGATCAGAAGTGCAGTGCAAGCGCTCCAGCTCTTAAAAGCATAGTCAAGAAGCTGATCAAGACATAG
- the LOC123427053 gene encoding uncharacterized protein LOC123427053 isoform X4 gives MCYTPIHRFTILVEHFLFSYLFRSLLPIPTAFCSTSRVRLTPSASLPSRRNFEGYIPRSCSRSSLQIYTRSSLLSLSPPSALMVSAQLPPADVAQRSEEWFALRKDKLTTSTFSTALGFWAGNRRSELWSEKVFGPTNIKLADAAMAAMAWGTNHESMAVEQYTRITGRSVGSLGFAVHTEAKLGWLGASPDGVLGCDPDGGILEVKCPYNKGKPELALPWRIVPYYYMPQVQGLMEIMGRDWVDLYCWTPNGSSLFRVPRDRAYWELIHDVLREFWWGNVMPSRELVLLGKEAEARSFEPQPKHRLTNLVIVKSRKLASEAKLLCRDVGGHVEFFP, from the exons ATGTGTTACACGCCAATTCATAGGTTTACCATTCTTGTGGAGCACTTCCTTT TTTCTTATTTGTTCAGGTCGCTCCTGCCGATTCCAACGGCCTTTTGCTCTACATCGCGTGTGCGGTTAACTCCATCTGCATCCTTGCCGTCAAGACGAAACTTTGAAGGCTATATTCCTCGTAGCTGCTCGCGTTCATCGTTGCAGATATACACCCGGTCATCACTGCTATCTCTTTCGCCACCTTCAGCCCTCATGGTGTCGGCCCAGCTTCCCCCGGCTGATGTAGCCCAGCGGTCAGAGGAGTGGTTTGCTCTGCGCAAGGATAAGCTCACCACAAGCACCTTCAGCACCGCTTTGGGTTTCTGGGCTGGCAACAGGCGGTCGGAGCTGTGGAGTGAGAAGGTCTTCGGACCAACAAATATCAAGTTGGCGGATGCAGCCATGGCTGCCATGGCCTGGGGAACCAATCATGAAAGCATGGCCGTGGAGCAGTACACGAGGATCACAGGACGGTCAGTGGGTTCCCTTGGCTTCGCAGTGCACACTGAGGCTAAATTGGGGTGGCTAGGAGCTTCACCTGACGGCGTTCTCGGGTGTGACCCTGACGGCGGGATCCTGGAAGTCAAGTGCCCGTACAACAAGGGTAAGCCCGAGCTTGCTCTGCCATGGCGTATCGTGCCATACTACTACATGCCGCAGGTGCAGGGGCTGATGGAGATCATGGGCCGAGACTGGGTGGACCTCTACTGCTGGACACCCAACGGGAGCAGCCTGTTCCGAGTGCCTCGGGACCGTGCATACTGGGAGCTCATTCACGACGTCCTGCGCGAGTTCTGGTGGGGCAACGTGATGCCCTCCCGGGAGCTGGTGCTGCTGGGCAAGGAGGCCGAGGCAAGATCTTTCGAGCCGCAGCCCAAGCACCGGCTGACAAACCTAGTGATAGTTAAGAGCAGGAAACTAGCTTCTGAAGCCAAGTTGTTGTGTAGGGATGTTGGTGGGCATGTAGAATTCTTCCCATAA
- the LOC123427053 gene encoding uncharacterized protein LOC123427053 isoform X3 produces the protein MLLAPKCRNYLGNARGSLYACGLVSVSYLFRSLLPIPTAFCSTSRVRLTPSASLPSRRNFEGYIPRSCSRSSLQIYTRSSLLSLSPPSALMVSAQLPPADVAQRSEEWFALRKDKLTTSTFSTALGFWAGNRRSELWSEKVFGPTNIKLADAAMAAMAWGTNHESMAVEQYTRITGRSVGSLGFAVHTEAKLGWLGASPDGVLGCDPDGGILEVKCPYNKGKPELALPWRIVPYYYMPQVQGLMEIMGRDWVDLYCWTPNGSSLFRVPRDRAYWELIHDVLREFWWGNVMPSRELVLLGKEAEARSFEPQPKHRLTNLVIVKSRKLASEAKLLCRDVGGHVEFFP, from the exons ATGCTGCTCGCTCCCAAATGCCGAAATTATCTGGGAAATGCTCGCGGAAGTCTCTATGCATGCGGTTTAGTTTCAG TTTCTTATTTGTTCAGGTCGCTCCTGCCGATTCCAACGGCCTTTTGCTCTACATCGCGTGTGCGGTTAACTCCATCTGCATCCTTGCCGTCAAGACGAAACTTTGAAGGCTATATTCCTCGTAGCTGCTCGCGTTCATCGTTGCAGATATACACCCGGTCATCACTGCTATCTCTTTCGCCACCTTCAGCCCTCATGGTGTCGGCCCAGCTTCCCCCGGCTGATGTAGCCCAGCGGTCAGAGGAGTGGTTTGCTCTGCGCAAGGATAAGCTCACCACAAGCACCTTCAGCACCGCTTTGGGTTTCTGGGCTGGCAACAGGCGGTCGGAGCTGTGGAGTGAGAAGGTCTTCGGACCAACAAATATCAAGTTGGCGGATGCAGCCATGGCTGCCATGGCCTGGGGAACCAATCATGAAAGCATGGCCGTGGAGCAGTACACGAGGATCACAGGACGGTCAGTGGGTTCCCTTGGCTTCGCAGTGCACACTGAGGCTAAATTGGGGTGGCTAGGAGCTTCACCTGACGGCGTTCTCGGGTGTGACCCTGACGGCGGGATCCTGGAAGTCAAGTGCCCGTACAACAAGGGTAAGCCCGAGCTTGCTCTGCCATGGCGTATCGTGCCATACTACTACATGCCGCAGGTGCAGGGGCTGATGGAGATCATGGGCCGAGACTGGGTGGACCTCTACTGCTGGACACCCAACGGGAGCAGCCTGTTCCGAGTGCCTCGGGACCGTGCATACTGGGAGCTCATTCACGACGTCCTGCGCGAGTTCTGGTGGGGCAACGTGATGCCCTCCCGGGAGCTGGTGCTGCTGGGCAAGGAGGCCGAGGCAAGATCTTTCGAGCCGCAGCCCAAGCACCGGCTGACAAACCTAGTGATAGTTAAGAGCAGGAAACTAGCTTCTGAAGCCAAGTTGTTGTGTAGGGATGTTGGTGGGCATGTAGAATTCTTCCCATAA
- the LOC123427053 gene encoding uncharacterized protein LOC123427053 isoform X1 — MAASPQAAAAGRHALSHGAAPPRPRLRSALPASSLALPQRAELQSIVNGDMNAARSQMPKLSGKCSRKSLCMRFSFRSLLPIPTAFCSTSRVRLTPSASLPSRRNFEGYIPRSCSRSSLQIYTRSSLLSLSPPSALMVSAQLPPADVAQRSEEWFALRKDKLTTSTFSTALGFWAGNRRSELWSEKVFGPTNIKLADAAMAAMAWGTNHESMAVEQYTRITGRSVGSLGFAVHTEAKLGWLGASPDGVLGCDPDGGILEVKCPYNKGKPELALPWRIVPYYYMPQVQGLMEIMGRDWVDLYCWTPNGSSLFRVPRDRAYWELIHDVLREFWWGNVMPSRELVLLGKEAEARSFEPQPKHRLTNLVIVKSRKLASEAKLLCRDVGGHVEFFP, encoded by the exons ATGGCAGCTTCTCCGCAGGCGGCGGCCGCCGGCCGCCACGCGCTGAGCCACGGAGCCGCGCCGCCACGGCCGAGGCTTCGCTCGGCTCTACCGGCCTCGTCGCTCGCGCTCCCGCAGCGCGCAG AGCTTCAGAGCATCGTGAACGGCGACATGAATGCTGCTCGCTCCCAAATGCCGAAATTATCTGGGAAATGCTCGCGGAAGTCTCTATGCATGCGGTTTAGTTTCAG GTCGCTCCTGCCGATTCCAACGGCCTTTTGCTCTACATCGCGTGTGCGGTTAACTCCATCTGCATCCTTGCCGTCAAGACGAAACTTTGAAGGCTATATTCCTCGTAGCTGCTCGCGTTCATCGTTGCAGATATACACCCGGTCATCACTGCTATCTCTTTCGCCACCTTCAGCCCTCATGGTGTCGGCCCAGCTTCCCCCGGCTGATGTAGCCCAGCGGTCAGAGGAGTGGTTTGCTCTGCGCAAGGATAAGCTCACCACAAGCACCTTCAGCACCGCTTTGGGTTTCTGGGCTGGCAACAGGCGGTCGGAGCTGTGGAGTGAGAAGGTCTTCGGACCAACAAATATCAAGTTGGCGGATGCAGCCATGGCTGCCATGGCCTGGGGAACCAATCATGAAAGCATGGCCGTGGAGCAGTACACGAGGATCACAGGACGGTCAGTGGGTTCCCTTGGCTTCGCAGTGCACACTGAGGCTAAATTGGGGTGGCTAGGAGCTTCACCTGACGGCGTTCTCGGGTGTGACCCTGACGGCGGGATCCTGGAAGTCAAGTGCCCGTACAACAAGGGTAAGCCCGAGCTTGCTCTGCCATGGCGTATCGTGCCATACTACTACATGCCGCAGGTGCAGGGGCTGATGGAGATCATGGGCCGAGACTGGGTGGACCTCTACTGCTGGACACCCAACGGGAGCAGCCTGTTCCGAGTGCCTCGGGACCGTGCATACTGGGAGCTCATTCACGACGTCCTGCGCGAGTTCTGGTGGGGCAACGTGATGCCCTCCCGGGAGCTGGTGCTGCTGGGCAAGGAGGCCGAGGCAAGATCTTTCGAGCCGCAGCCCAAGCACCGGCTGACAAACCTAGTGATAGTTAAGAGCAGGAAACTAGCTTCTGAAGCCAAGTTGTTGTGTAGGGATGTTGGTGGGCATGTAGAATTCTTCCCATAA
- the LOC123427053 gene encoding uncharacterized protein LOC123427053 isoform X2, translated as MAASPQAAAAGRHALSHGAAPPRPRLRSALPASSLALPQRAVSYLFRSLLPIPTAFCSTSRVRLTPSASLPSRRNFEGYIPRSCSRSSLQIYTRSSLLSLSPPSALMVSAQLPPADVAQRSEEWFALRKDKLTTSTFSTALGFWAGNRRSELWSEKVFGPTNIKLADAAMAAMAWGTNHESMAVEQYTRITGRSVGSLGFAVHTEAKLGWLGASPDGVLGCDPDGGILEVKCPYNKGKPELALPWRIVPYYYMPQVQGLMEIMGRDWVDLYCWTPNGSSLFRVPRDRAYWELIHDVLREFWWGNVMPSRELVLLGKEAEARSFEPQPKHRLTNLVIVKSRKLASEAKLLCRDVGGHVEFFP; from the exons ATGGCAGCTTCTCCGCAGGCGGCGGCCGCCGGCCGCCACGCGCTGAGCCACGGAGCCGCGCCGCCACGGCCGAGGCTTCGCTCGGCTCTACCGGCCTCGTCGCTCGCGCTCCCGCAGCGCGCAG TTTCTTATTTGTTCAGGTCGCTCCTGCCGATTCCAACGGCCTTTTGCTCTACATCGCGTGTGCGGTTAACTCCATCTGCATCCTTGCCGTCAAGACGAAACTTTGAAGGCTATATTCCTCGTAGCTGCTCGCGTTCATCGTTGCAGATATACACCCGGTCATCACTGCTATCTCTTTCGCCACCTTCAGCCCTCATGGTGTCGGCCCAGCTTCCCCCGGCTGATGTAGCCCAGCGGTCAGAGGAGTGGTTTGCTCTGCGCAAGGATAAGCTCACCACAAGCACCTTCAGCACCGCTTTGGGTTTCTGGGCTGGCAACAGGCGGTCGGAGCTGTGGAGTGAGAAGGTCTTCGGACCAACAAATATCAAGTTGGCGGATGCAGCCATGGCTGCCATGGCCTGGGGAACCAATCATGAAAGCATGGCCGTGGAGCAGTACACGAGGATCACAGGACGGTCAGTGGGTTCCCTTGGCTTCGCAGTGCACACTGAGGCTAAATTGGGGTGGCTAGGAGCTTCACCTGACGGCGTTCTCGGGTGTGACCCTGACGGCGGGATCCTGGAAGTCAAGTGCCCGTACAACAAGGGTAAGCCCGAGCTTGCTCTGCCATGGCGTATCGTGCCATACTACTACATGCCGCAGGTGCAGGGGCTGATGGAGATCATGGGCCGAGACTGGGTGGACCTCTACTGCTGGACACCCAACGGGAGCAGCCTGTTCCGAGTGCCTCGGGACCGTGCATACTGGGAGCTCATTCACGACGTCCTGCGCGAGTTCTGGTGGGGCAACGTGATGCCCTCCCGGGAGCTGGTGCTGCTGGGCAAGGAGGCCGAGGCAAGATCTTTCGAGCCGCAGCCCAAGCACCGGCTGACAAACCTAGTGATAGTTAAGAGCAGGAAACTAGCTTCTGAAGCCAAGTTGTTGTGTAGGGATGTTGGTGGGCATGTAGAATTCTTCCCATAA
- the LOC123427054 gene encoding cytosolic Fe-S cluster assembly factor NBP35-like isoform X2, with amino-acid sequence MSGKDLLAIIERMNTVKHKILVLSGKGGVGKSTFSAQLSFALAEMDYQVGLLDIDICGPSIPKMLGLEGQDIHQSNVGWSPVYVESNLGVMSIGFMLPNPDDAVIWRGPRKNGLIKQFLKDVDWGDIDYLVVDAPPGTSDEHISIVQYLQIAGIDGAIIVTTPQQVSLIDVRKEINFCKKVSVRVLGVVENMSGLRQSLSDMKFVKPSESGETDATEWALDYIKDKAPELLSLITCSEVFDSSRGGAEKMCHETGVPFLGKVPMDPQLCKAAEEGRSCFTDQKCSASAPALKSIVKKLIKT; translated from the exons ATGTCTGGAAAAG ACCTGCTTGCCATCATTGAGCGAATGAATACGGTCAAACATAAGATACTGGTGTTGTCTGGCAAGGGTGGTGTCGGGAAGAGTACCTTTTCAGCCCAGCTCTCATTTGCCCTTGCTGAGATGGACTATCAGGTCGGCCTTCTTGACATAGACATATGCGGACCTAGCATCCCAAAAATGTTAGGCCTTGAAGGCCAGGATATTCATCAAAGCAATGTTGGCTGGTCACCAGTGTATGTTGAGTCCAACCTTGGTGTCATGTCAATTGGCTTCATGCTGCCGAACCCAGATGATGCTGTCATATGGAGAGGTCCTCGCAAGAACGGACTCATCAAGCAGTTTCTGAAGGATGTTGATTGGGGAGATATTGACTACCTTGTGGTGGATGCTCCTCCAGGAACCTCAGACGAACATATTTCAATCGTGCAGTACCTCCAGATTGCAGGAATCGATGGTGCCATCATCGTCACCACTCCTCAGCAAGTTTCTCTGAttgacgtgaggaaggagataaaCTTCTGCAAGAAGGTTAGCGTTCGTGTCCTGGGTGTCGTGGAGAACATGAGTGGCCTGAGGCAGTcactttcagatatgaaatttgtGAAGCCAAGTGAGAGTGGCGAGACAGACGCCACCGAGTGGGCACTGGACTACATCAAGGACAAGGCGCCCGAACTTCTATCGCTCATTACATGCAGCGAGGTGTTTGATAGCAGCAGGGGTGGCGCCGAGAAAATGTGCCATGAGACGGGGGTCCCTTTCCTCGGGAAGGTGCCCATGGATCCGCAGCTCTgcaaggcggcggaggaggggaggTCATGCTTCACCGATCAGAAGTGCAGTGCAAGCGCTCCAGCTCTTAAAAGCATAGTCAAGAAGCTGATCAAGACATAG